The Candidatus Desulfovibrio trichonymphae region TGTCATGTTATAATTTGGCCGATCCTTGCTGTGGCCCTGTCGCATCCGCTTCGATCGTGTTGAAGAACGCGTATTTTGCAAGAGCCGCTGTGCCGAAAAGACTGTGTTGCCGGCCTTGCGCCGCAATGCTACTTTTTCTGTGGGGGATTATGGCGCACGTACTTTACGGCATTCACGGCACGGGGCATGGACACGCCATGCGTGGTTTGACCATTGCCCGCCGCCTGTCACAGCACAATTTTCTTTTTGTCGCGTCAGATGACGCGACAAAGGTGCTGGAGCGGGAATTTCCCGTACGCCGTCTGCCCAATTTAGGCACGGTATTTCACAATTACAAAGTGGACTTCAGCGCCACCATTGCCCGCGCTACGCCCCTGCTACTGAAACAGCAGGGCTATATACGCCAGGCGTTGAGCATTATTGACGAATTCAAGCCTGACGTCTGCATGACAGACCTGGAGTATTTTGTGCCGCGCGCGGCAGAGCGGGCGGGCCTGCCCTGTCTCACGCTCGATCACCAGCACGTCATTACCTGCTGCCGCCACTGCCTGCCGCCCGGCATGTGGGCGGACGCATTGCTGCAAGGCATAACGCCGCGCTGGCTCTTCAGGCCTACAAGCGACAATCTGATTGTTTCTTTTTACGCTCCGCCGGTGTTGCCACGCTGCAAGGCGCGCGTGGCACCGCCCATTCTGCGCGACAGCGTGCTGGCCCTGTCCTCAGGTGACGAAGGCCACATACTGGTCTACCAAAGCAATTCCATCCACAGCAACCTGATTGATTTTTTGCGCCGCGCGACGGACCGCCTGTGCTATGTTTACGGCTACCGCCGCGCGGAAGGCCGTGAAGGCAATGTCGTTTTTATGAAAAAAAACGAAGAAGTTTTTTTACGTCTGCTTGCAGGCTGCGCCTATGTTATCCAGGGCGGCAGCCACACCCTGATGAGCGAGGCGCTTCACCTCGGCAAGCCCATACTTGCCCTGCCGATCGGCGCCATGGTGGAACAGCGCCTCAATGCCCTGTATGTGGAGCGCCTGAACTACGGCATGCAGGCGGACATACGCACCCTCACGCCGGACATGCTCAAAAAGTTTGAAGGCCATCTGCCCGCATACCGGGCCGCCATCGCCGCCGGTAATTTTTGCGGCAACGAGATCGTGTTCGGACTGACAGACGCATTTATCAAAAGCGGCGCGTTGCCGCTTGCCTGAGTGCCGCCGGAACAAAAAATGGGGCATGCCCAGCAGACGCAAGGCCGCCTGCCAAGTCTTTTCCGGGACAAAATACGCGGCAATGGGTGTGCCGTCTGCCAATAAATGCGTTACGGCCCACCAATGGATGCACACGAAGCAGATCGGGCCGGCCAGAGGCAGCAAGGCATACAGGATACGTCGATACCCGGATCTTTTTCCGGGCAGGTTCATGCCTCAATGAGTTCCGTTCTATCCCAGCCGCCGGTCACGCCAAAGGCCTGTAAGCCGCCCGCGTTGTCAACGGCCTTGCGCACAAAGCGCTCATCCACCAGATCCTTGACGGCGAAGACGGGATCCAGTGTCTGCAGGAAGGCGTTCTCCCCTTCCACAACTGTTTCCCGCAGCGCCTCGACAAGCGCCTGTGTATATATGAGGGAAAAGGATAGGGCTGAAAGTCGATGCGCTCGTGGTTCCAGTTCTTGTGTATATTGGCTCTGGTTGCGAAGTATTGCGATTCCAGGTCAGAGTTCGGTGTCAGGACGCGTTCCAAAACCGGCATGGGGAAAGGCGTGTATCTGCCGACCCCGTCATCGGCCAAAAGCATTGCGAATTCTGCGCGGTGCGTACGCATCCAGAGCTGGGCATTGACAATGGCGTTCACTACCTTTTGGGACCATTCAGGACGTTCGTCCAGATCCTTCTGATGCTGAAAGATGACGCAACAGGCGTGGTTATTCCAGACATCGCTGGTAAAACGCAGGATTTTGCCGATGTTTTTAAGTTCCGCCGCAGCATTGAACGGCTCAGCCACAATGAAGCCGGCAATGGATTTTTGCGCCCATGCCCCATATCCGCCGGCGCCATGACCACCAGGGCGACCTCGTCTGCATCCAGAACAGCTTTGGGTGTGGTCACGATGCGCAGGTTTGCCCTCCGTAATATTTTTTCCAGTACCACATTATGGATGGAATACCAGAATGGTATGGCCACTTTTTTGCCGCCCAGATCGTTTACGGAAGCAATTTTGTGGGCTACGCTCAGGCCGGATCCGGCCATGTGGTTCCAGGCGGTTGACGCGGGCCGGAAATTTTGAGCCGAATCGCGCCCACACGGTAATAGGCGACAGCAGGTGCACAAGATTGACCTGCCCGGCCATAAAAGCCTCTACCACCTGCGACCAGGAACGGAACATGCGGGGTTTTTCAACAGATAGCCCTTCCGCTTCAAACAATTTGTTGGCATGGGCAATGAGCAGCGGAGAACTGTCCGTGATGGGCAGATAGCCGATGCGTACAGACTGCGCCGTCCCTGTTTCCGCCAGGATCAGCCGATCCGCCAGCATGATCCCTTCATCCATATCATGGGTCACAACCAGGGCGGAGCTTCTGTATTTGCGCGTAATGCTCAAGAGATGCTTCTGCATTGTTCCGCGCGTAATGCCGTCTAGGGACGAAAAGGGTTCATCCAGTAAAAACAGCTCCGCCCGTCGCGCCAAAGAGCGCGCCAACGCCACGCGTTGGGCCATGCCGCCGGACAGCTGCACCGGGTATCTGTGCGCCGCATCTTCATGAGGGTCTTTTTTAAAAAAGATTGGGGCTCATGCTTGGCTGACTTGCCAAAAAAATGCCTGAAGAGCCAGGTATGCCAATGCAAAACAAGTATGCGCTCATTCAAGAATCAGGAAGACAAAAATCCGGCACATATCATACTGTCATGCCGTCCGCGTGATTGACAGGGCCACAGCCCTTGCCCGGATTATAGCTTTGCCGCAGGGCGCGATTTAAAAATTCCTGGGCTTCTTTCACTGCCGCCGGCAGGGGCAGCCCTCTGCCGAGGCCTGTTGCTATGGCCGCCGACAGCGTGCAGCCCGTGCCGTGATTGTTTTCGGTATCCACCTTTGCCTGCGGCAAGATTTTCGGCTCTTTGCCCGCTGCACATAAAACATCTGTCACAACAATGTCGCCCGGCATATGCCCACCCTTGATCAGAACGGCCCTGACTCCCATGTCCAGCAGTTTTTCGCCGGCGGCGCAGGCGTCCTCAATGCCGGAAACGCTCACACCTGAGAGCAGTTCCGCTTCCAATCTGTTGGGCGTCAGCAGGTCACAGCCCGGCAAAATTTCCTCCTTCAATGCGGCGACGGCATCCTCCTGCAGCAAAAGGCTGCCGCTCTGACTCACCGACACAGGGTCCACCACAAGAGGAAAAGCGCGCTCGCGCAGCACAGGTGCTACAGCACGAATAATCGCGGCTGAATACAGCATGCCGGTCTTGGCGGCCGCCACGGGAAAGCCTTCCAGCACCGCCGCGAGTTCAAGCGCGACAAAGTCGGGGGACGGCGCGTGAATGCCCGCGACGCCCATGCCGTTCTGGGCGGTGAGTGCGGTGATGACGCTCATGCCGTAGCCACCCAAGGCCATAATGGTTTTCAGATCTGCCTGAATGCCGGCCCCGCCCCCGGAGTCGGACCCTGCGATTGTCAAAATATTCGGCGGACGCAACATACAATGCCCTCATTCAGCATCGTTAAATTTTGAAAAAAACACTGTGCGGGGATCAGAATTTTATGGAGTCAGCTGCACTTCATAGGAATCATCGTCGTTCAGGTACTTGCGGGCTGCGGCCTGCACGTCTGCGGGCGTCAGTTTGGCGGCATTTGCAATCAGCGTTTTCTGAAAATCCCGCGGATTGTGCAAAACAGCGTCCGTGGCCGCTTCTCCTGCGCGTGAGGCCAAGCTTTGGCGTTGCCTGTAGAAATCGCCTACAAGCTGATTATAGGCCGCTCTGAGCAATTTTTCCGGCAGAGGTTTTGTTTTGACGGCGGCAGTCACCCCTGCAAAGCCCTGTTTGGCCTGCTCCATCCTGTCAGCGGTCGTGCCGATATAAAACGCCATAAATCCCGACTCCGGCATGGCGCGGTAAAAGGCCGTCACAGAATATCCCAGGCCCTGATCATCACGCAGAGAGGAGAACAACAGTCCGCTCTGGCCGGAAAGAGCCTCCCGCAGCAGCAACAGGGCCGGCGCATCCGGGTGGCTTAACGGCACGGCTTTAAACAACCGCAGCAGATGGGCCTGATTGCGGCCGGACAGATTGAGCGTCAGCTTATGCGCGTTTCCCCATTCCGGCTGCGTCACCAAAACCTCCCCGTCGGGACGAAAAGATATTTTTGCCGGTTCAGGCAGACTTTTCACAAAAGCCAGCACGTCGTCCCTGTCAAAATCTCCGGCCACGGAAAGCACCCACGGCTGAGCAGACTGACGCTTCCAGAATTCACGAACATTTTTGCCGTCAAAACGATCCAGACCGGCCGGCGTGCCCAGACCGTCAAATCCATACACATGTCCGCCAGGGAAAAGGAAAGGATTCACCTTGGCAAAGAGATAGGCCAACGGCCTGTCCGCGCGCTGCCGGATGGCGGATTTCATATCTTCCGCCTCACGCCGCACTTCATTTTTCTCAAAACGCGGCTTTCGCATCATGTCGCCGAGTATGGTGAAATAGTCCGCATTGAAGCGCGAGTGCCCTGTCAGCGACACACCGAACGTCTGCAAACCCGCCCTGGCGTCGACAGAAGCGGCGCGTTCAGAAAAATACCGTTCTATGCCCTTGGCGTTAAAACCGGCACACCCTGTCGTGAGCGCGCGCGCCGTCAACTCGGCCAGACCCTGCTCCTCCGGGCTGATCAGGGCATTGCCGCCCGGCATCATCAACTCCAGAGAAATATAGGGCACAGTGGCGTCGGGAATCAGCACAAGCGTGCGCCCCATGCCCAGGTCGAGCGTTTCACGCTGCCCGGCATGGCTTTGTCCTGTCGCGACTGCAGACACATTACCTGCGCCGGGCCAGTTTTGCTGGAGCTGCGCTTCAAAATCCGGCAGCGCCGCATTTTGCGGTGCCAGCACGCGAACGCGCGCGCGCTGCGGCACAAGCCAGTCACTGATGGCGCGCTGCAGACGGTTCTCGTCCACTGTACGCTGGCTGAAACGCAGGTTCCGCTCCGCCTCAAGCCCGCCCAGATCAAATTGCACTGCCCCGCGCCACGAGGCGAGACCATTCAGCGTTTCGCCCGCCCTGTCCATCTCGTCTTCCAGATTAAATTTGGCGCGCTGCAGGGATGCGGCACTGAAATCCTTTGCCCTGAGTTTCGCCATATCCCTGATAAATTCCTGCCAGAAAAACGCTGCCTTGTCTGCGTCCATCGTGGCCGTAATGGTCAAAAGCCCCACGTGCGCCATACTCATATTGTGCACGCTTATCTCATCCACCAGATGTTTGTCGTACTTGTACTTATTCCGCAAAAATGACGTGCCGTCCCCGCCGAGCAGATACGAAAGAACATCCAGATCCACAGAGCGCAGATCGCGCAATCCCGGCACGGGAAAGGAGATTCCAAGATAAACCTTGCTCCAGGGGCCTCTGTGCACTTCAACACGCGGACCGCCCGCCGCATTGCAAAGATCGGGGGTTGCAACTGCAGGTAAAGCCTCACTGTTTTTCAAACCGCCGAAGAGCTTTGCCGCATAGGCATGCACCGCGTCCTCATCAATGTCTCCGGCCACCAGCAGGAGCATGTTTTGCGGCTGATACCAGCGTTTGACATACGAACGCAGATCCTCGGCGGAAAAAGCCCGCACCGTGTCCCGGTAGCCGATGATCGGCCGGCCGTACGCGGTATTGTGCAGGCCGGCTGTCTGAAGTTCTTCAAAAAGCCTGCGCATGGGCGAATCTTCGCCGATTTCCAGCTCGGAAATGATGACATTTTTTTCAGTTTCCAGATCTTTCGCGTCAAGTTTTGCCTGAAAAGCCATGTCTTTCACAACATCCAGGCCGGTACGCCAATGCGCTGCCGGCATATCCGTGATATAGGTGGTTTTATCAAAACCGGTGGTCGCGTTCAGATACCCTCCCAACGCCTCAACCTCACGTGCCGCCTGCCCCTTGGGGCGATGATCCGTACCTTTGAAAACCATGTGCTCAAGCGCATGGCTGATTCCCGCCTGACGCCGTGTCTCATTGACAGAGCCCGTACCCACATAGAGCCTGACACAGACAAGGGGGAAGCGCGTATCCTTGATAATATAGACGCCAAGCCCGTTCGGAAGGCGGGTCAAACGCCCTTCGCCGGCAAACGCGAGGCCGGCTGACCCGCATGACGAGACAGCAATAACCAACAGTAGTACCGGAACAAAAAGCAGGCAACGCATGAAAACTCCTTCGGACAGCTTCAGTGAACTTCAACTCAATGCGACAACCAACTCATTCAGCGCTCTTTCCGCCTGATCCCGCGACAAAATGCCCGCTGCCGCCAAAATGCTCATAAACAATCCGCGCGGCCGACGGGCTTCGGGATCAATAATACAGTTGTCTGGCCGCGCGCCGCCAAGACGCAGTGTTTCAAAAAGACTGGTCACAAGACGATACTTCTGCAGCATGTCGATCTCCTGTGAGTTAGAGATACAACAGGGCAACGCCGAAAAAGCAGCCTGAACAAACGGGGAATTCAGCCTCCCAGATACACTTCCTTACAAGTTCAACAGGCCTGTCCAACACGGCAGGCATTTCTCTATGAGCCAGGCGCACGCCTTCAAGCTCTAGTTGACCGCCAAAGGCATTCTGTCCCTGTCAACGGAAGATACACGCCAATCTTTATGGCTTCACCAGCCGCCACGGCCTCGCCCGTCAAAGCGGTAAGCGCCAGTACGGCCAGCAGCGCACAATATTTGCCGAACCTCATTGTATTCCTCCAAAAAATTGTAAAAATCCAGAGAACAGCGACACAATGCGCAATCCTTTTTCATCAGTATAAACAAATTGCTTTTTTGCCGCAATAAAAACACATTGCAGCAAGCTGTCATGACACATGATAAAATAACGGGTAAACTAATTGTTCATTCATTTATGTCGGCAGCCGCCGCCATCTGACGCCATTATCAAAATGCCCGGCATGGCGCTGTCATGACTGCTGCTCAGGACCAAAGCCGCTTATCCGCACAAGACGTTTACATGCATCGGAGCGCTTTGCCCGTGTCGCGATCAGCGTGTCTCGTCTCTCAATTTTCTTCGCAATCTCTTGATACTCTAAAAAATTGTCAGTCAGCACGATCTGAAAATCCCCTTTGCGCTTGACAGCCACCGCGTTTTGTGTGTAAAAGAAGCAACTACTTCACCGGACTGTTTTTTGCATTGTCCGGCTTTGGTTTTCTTAAAGGACGTAAAGGCATAGTGCATGTGGTCATGGCAAGGACAAATTCTCCCGCGCGGATTTGATCCGATTGATTCTCATCGTCTGCGTGGCGGAGCTCGATTTGCCTATGCAATCAACGAGTATATCAGCCCTTATATCGGTGCGGCCTTCGAATATGAATTTGACGGCAAGGCAAGAGCGTCTGTATGGGGCTATGATCTCAAGGCTGCGAAGTTCGAAGGAGAAACGGGCATTGGTGAAGCGGGTTTGGTTTTTAAACCTTCCAGCAAATCTCCGTGGCTCGTTGATCTCGGCGTGCAGGGCTATGTCGGCAAACGCGAAGGCGTGAGCGGTTCCCTCCGCGTGGGACTGGAATTCTAGAATGGTTAGCATAACTGTCGGCAACCGGAAAACAAAAAAAGGCTTATAGTGTTATCTATAAGCCTTTAATTTTCTTGGAGCGGGAAACGGGATTCGAACCCGCAACTTTCAGCTTGGGAAGCTGACACTCTGCCGTTGAGCTATTCCCGCGACAGTGGATGCAAGAGCCTGTTCCGGTCAAATTCTGTAGCATGTTTAAGCTGTCCTACCGTTTTTGACAAGGATAAAATTCCGATCCCACGGCAAACCGGGCAGTTGCCACGCTGTGCGGACGCGACAGGGGCAT contains the following coding sequences:
- a CDS encoding glycosyltransferase family protein yields the protein MAHVLYGIHGTGHGHAMRGLTIARRLSQHNFLFVASDDATKVLEREFPVRRLPNLGTVFHNYKVDFSATIARATPLLLKQQGYIRQALSIIDEFKPDVCMTDLEYFVPRAAERAGLPCLTLDHQHVITCCRHCLPPGMWADALLQGITPRWLFRPTSDNLIVSFYAPPVLPRCKARVAPPILRDSVLALSSGDEGHILVYQSNSIHSNLIDFLRRATDRLCYVYGYRRAEGREGNVVFMKKNEEVFLRLLAGCAYVIQGGSHTLMSEALHLGKPILALPIGAMVEQRLNALYVERLNYGMQADIRTLTPDMLKKFEGHLPAYRAAIAAGNFCGNEIVFGLTDAFIKSGALPLA
- a CDS encoding ABC transporter substrate-binding protein, producing MFFKKDPHEDAAHRYPVQLSGGMAQRVALARSLARRAELFLLDEPFSSLDGITRGTMQKHLLSITRKYRSSALVVTHDMDEGIMLADRLILAETGTAQSVRIGYLPITDSSPLLIAHANKLFEAEGLSVEKPRMFRSWSQVVEAFMAGQVNLVHLLSPITVWARFGSKFPARVNRLEPHGRIRPERSPQNCFRKRSGRQKSGHTILVFHP
- the thiD gene encoding bifunctional hydroxymethylpyrimidine kinase/phosphomethylpyrimidine kinase; amino-acid sequence: MLRPPNILTIAGSDSGGGAGIQADLKTIMALGGYGMSVITALTAQNGMGVAGIHAPSPDFVALELAAVLEGFPVAAAKTGMLYSAAIIRAVAPVLRERAFPLVVDPVSVSQSGSLLLQEDAVAALKEEILPGCDLLTPNRLEAELLSGVSVSGIEDACAAGEKLLDMGVRAVLIKGGHMPGDIVVTDVLCAAGKEPKILPQAKVDTENNHGTGCTLSAAIATGLGRGLPLPAAVKEAQEFLNRALRQSYNPGKGCGPVNHADGMTV
- a CDS encoding M16 family metallopeptidase; this translates as MRCLLFVPVLLLVIAVSSCGSAGLAFAGEGRLTRLPNGLGVYIIKDTRFPLVCVRLYVGTGSVNETRRQAGISHALEHMVFKGTDHRPKGQAAREVEALGGYLNATTGFDKTTYITDMPAAHWRTGLDVVKDMAFQAKLDAKDLETEKNVIISELEIGEDSPMRRLFEELQTAGLHNTAYGRPIIGYRDTVRAFSAEDLRSYVKRWYQPQNMLLLVAGDIDEDAVHAYAAKLFGGLKNSEALPAVATPDLCNAAGGPRVEVHRGPWSKVYLGISFPVPGLRDLRSVDLDVLSYLLGGDGTSFLRNKYKYDKHLVDEISVHNMSMAHVGLLTITATMDADKAAFFWQEFIRDMAKLRAKDFSAASLQRAKFNLEDEMDRAGETLNGLASWRGAVQFDLGGLEAERNLRFSQRTVDENRLQRAISDWLVPQRARVRVLAPQNAALPDFEAQLQQNWPGAGNVSAVATGQSHAGQRETLDLGMGRTLVLIPDATVPYISLELMMPGGNALISPEEQGLAELTARALTTGCAGFNAKGIERYFSERAASVDARAGLQTFGVSLTGHSRFNADYFTILGDMMRKPRFEKNEVRREAEDMKSAIRQRADRPLAYLFAKVNPFLFPGGHVYGFDGLGTPAGLDRFDGKNVREFWKRQSAQPWVLSVAGDFDRDDVLAFVKSLPEPAKISFRPDGEVLVTQPEWGNAHKLTLNLSGRNQAHLLRLFKAVPLSHPDAPALLLLREALSGQSGLLFSSLRDDQGLGYSVTAFYRAMPESGFMAFYIGTTADRMEQAKQGFAGVTAAVKTKPLPEKLLRAAYNQLVGDFYRQRQSLASRAGEAATDAVLHNPRDFQKTLIANAAKLTPADVQAAARKYLNDDDSYEVQLTP
- a CDS encoding autotransporter domain-containing protein, with product MWSWQGQILPRGFDPIDSHRLRGGARFAYAINEYISPYIGAAFEYEFDGKARASVWGYDLKAAKFEGETGIGEAGLVFKPSSKSPWLVDLGVQGYVGKREGVSGSLRVGLEF